In the genome of Alkalibacter saccharofermentans DSM 14828, one region contains:
- a CDS encoding ion transporter — protein sequence MLEIFYRLIDANELKASRIFSTFIVTLIILNVLAVILESFESLYQNHGRLFQWFEMISVIIFSIEYLMRMATVKCKYPGLSLSRGLLKYIFSFMAMIDLLAILPFYLPLMIVLDLRFLRILRLVRIFRIFKLSRYTKSLQLLGRVLKNKKEDLIVTLFVMTILLVAASSLMYYLENPVQPEQFPNIIASFWWGIATLTTVGYGDVYPITVAGKLVSGLIAVLGIGLVALPTGIVSSGFLEEIQSNNKCSENYAKYNFCPNCGRKLKD from the coding sequence ATGCTTGAAATATTTTATCGATTAATTGATGCAAACGAACTAAAAGCAAGCCGAATATTTAGCACCTTTATTGTTACATTAATAATTTTAAATGTATTAGCCGTTATACTTGAATCCTTTGAGAGCCTATATCAAAATCATGGCAGGTTGTTCCAATGGTTCGAGATGATTTCAGTAATAATATTTTCAATTGAATATTTAATGCGCATGGCAACCGTTAAATGCAAATATCCTGGTCTTAGTTTATCAAGAGGTTTATTAAAATATATATTTTCTTTTATGGCCATGATTGACTTACTTGCAATTCTACCTTTTTATCTGCCATTAATGATTGTGCTGGATTTAAGGTTTTTAAGGATACTGCGTTTAGTGCGTATATTTAGAATCTTCAAACTATCTAGATATACAAAGTCCCTCCAACTTCTTGGCCGCGTACTTAAAAATAAAAAAGAGGATTTAATTGTAACTTTGTTCGTTATGACCATATTGCTTGTTGCAGCATCATCGCTGATGTATTATTTAGAAAACCCAGTCCAACCTGAACAATTCCCAAACATCATCGCTTCATTCTGGTGGGGCATTGCAACCTTGACAACAGTAGGCTACGGTGATGTTTATCCTATTACAGTAGCAGGTAAATTGGTTAGTGGGCTTATTGCAGTATTAGGCATCGGCTTAGTGGCTTTACCTACCGGCATAGTAAGTTCAGGATTTTTGGAAGAAATCCAAAGTAATAATAAATGCTCTGAAAATTATGCAAAGTATAACTTTTGTCCTAATTGTGGTAGGAAATTAAAAGACTAG